A single genomic interval of Cyprinus carpio isolate SPL01 chromosome B24, ASM1834038v1, whole genome shotgun sequence harbors:
- the LOC122142241 gene encoding protein arginine N-methyltransferase 6-like, whose product MENLWKMSQHGTKKRKLDRSTEDYVYFDSYSDVTIHEEMIADTVRTNTYRMGIFKNSKSIEGKVVLDVGAGTGVLSLFCAQAGARKVYAVEASSIADQAVRIVKLNQMEDTIEVIKATLETIELTEQVDVIVSEWMGYALLHESMLNSVIFARDKWLKPGGLILPSRADLYIAPINDLVVEARLNFWNTVKAQYGVDMSCMTDFARKCIMNKDITVNPVTVEDVLSHPCKFAELDLNTITLEQLRDVRGVFSCRCFGSSSIHAFCVWFTVTFPAEEKALVLSTSPFKPETHWKQAVLYLDDAVDVMQDTKVEGEISLHPSEENSRHICIRVDYVIGEQKKHSKTFSIPDQFLEVK is encoded by the coding sequence ATGGAAAACTTGTGGAAAATGTCACAGCACGGTaccaagaaaagaaaattagACAGGAGTACAGAGGATTACGTGTACTTTGACAGCTACTCCGATGTTACCATTCACGAAGAGATGATTGCAGACACAGTGCGCACTAACACGTACAGAATgggcatttttaaaaacagtaagtCAATAGAAGGTAAAGTGGTGCTTGATGTGGGTGCCGGTACCGGCGTCCTGAGCTTATTCTGTGCGCAAGCGGGTGCCAGGAAGGTTTATGCAGTCGAAGCGAGCTCGATCGCCGATCAGGCTGTGAGGATCGTAAAACTGAATCAGATGGAGGACACAATCGAAGTCATTAAAGCCACACTAGAGACGATCGAACTGACCGAACAGGTGGATGTGATCGTCAGCGAATGGATGGGCTACGCGCTCCTCCACGAATCCATGCTGAACTCAGTGATCTTCGCCCGGGATAAGTGGCTCAAACCCGGTGGCCTTATATTACCGTCCCGGGCGGATCTTTACATCGCTCCCATAAACGATCTGGTGGTGGAGGCCAGATTGAATTTCTGGAACACCGTCAAAGCACAGTACGGCGTGGACATGTCCTGCATGACCGACTTTGCCAGGAAGTGCATCATGAACAAAGACATCACTGTGAATCCTGTGACGGTGGAAGATGTGCTCTCCCACCCGTGCAAGTTTGCCGAGCTGGATTTGAACACGATCACGCTGGAGCAGCTCCGAGATGTGAGGGGCGTGTTCAGCTGCCGGTGCTTCGGCTCTTCCTCCATTCACGCCTTTTGCGTGTGGTTCACGGTGACTTTCCCCGCTGAGGAGAAGGCCCTGGTGCTCTCCACGTCTCCGTTCAAACCAGAGACGCACTGGAAACAGGCTGTGCTGTATCTGGATGATGCTGTGGATGTGATGCAGGACACTAAAGTCGAGGGGGAAATCAGTTTGCATCCCTCCGAGGAGAATTCTAGACATATATGCATCCGTGTGGACTATGTGATAGGTGAACAGAAAAAGCACTCCAAAACATTTTCTATTCCTGATCAGTTTTTAGAAGTTAAATAG